A stretch of the Aegilops tauschii subsp. strangulata cultivar AL8/78 chromosome 4, Aet v6.0, whole genome shotgun sequence genome encodes the following:
- the LOC109758149 gene encoding uncharacterized protein, with translation MTKLGLEAKDLEPTQTIFHGIVPGLSCSPIGRIRLDVLFGDSNHFRRKPLWFEVVDLSSAYHALLGRPALAKFMAVPHYTYLKMKLSGPKGLITITGDYRKSLECAREGAKLAESLVIAEERRQLDRIVALANETSAAPVPAEEPADEASFKPSKETKKVKLNPEGPSYSKYVVVGTRLDSK, from the coding sequence atgaccaagctcggcctcgAGGCCAAAGACTTGGAGCCGACCCAGACGATCTTCCATGGCATCGTTCCCGGCCTCTCCTGCTCTCCGATCGGCCGGATCCGGCTCGACGTCCTGTTCGGCGACAGCAACCACTTCCGACGCAAGCCgctctggttcgaggtggtggacctgtccagcGCATACCATGCGCTACTGGGCCGGCCcgcgctcgccaagttcatggcggtccctcACTACACTTACCTAAAAATGAAGTTGTCGGGTCCGAAGGGCCTCATCACCATCACTGGTGACTACCGCAAGTCCCTGGAGTGCGCCCGAGAGGGCGCCAAACTGGCCGAGTCACTGGTCATAgccgaggagcggcgccagctCGACCGAATCGTCGCCCTGGCCAACGAGACGTCGGCCGCACCAGTTCCGGCCGAGGAGCCGGCCGACGAGGCCTCgttcaagccctccaaggagaccaagaaagtgAAGCTGAACCCGGAAGGCCCCAGCTACAGCAAGTACGTTGTCGTGGGCACTCgcctcgatagcaaatag